A DNA window from Helianthus annuus cultivar XRQ/B chromosome 15, HanXRQr2.0-SUNRISE, whole genome shotgun sequence contains the following coding sequences:
- the LOC110898724 gene encoding O-fucosyltransferase 39: MKLHHHRHRQLHGGVSAAAFLLVVLPLVASSSSNHASSTVLSDANASKLRHSRLFKNALQRQSSNEQLSDLWTPLSNQGWKPFSESTSASSSLPESTGYIQVFLDGGLNQQRMGICDAVAIAKILNATLMIPYLEVNPVWQDTSSFTDIFDVDHFVNILKDDISIIRELPDEYAWSTREYYASAIRSTRIKNAPLHASANWYLENVAPVLESYGIAAISPFSHRLAFDNMPIEIQRLRCKVNFEALVFVPHVRSLGEALVSRLRYPIVESIDAVGTKYIRQVIDTKDGLGAGKFVSLHLRFDKDMAAHSACDFGGGKAEKVALAKYRQTIWQGRVMNSRYTDEELRNQGRCPLTPEEIGLLLAALGFDNTTRLYLASHKVYGGEARIAALRQLFPYMEDKKSLASSAERAKIKGKASLSAAVDYYVSMHSDIFISASPGNMHNAMVGHRTYLNLKTIRPNMVLLGQLFMNKSMSWSDFQEAVVEGQRNRLGEIKERKPKQSIYTYPVPDCVCQQR; the protein is encoded by the exons ATGAAgctccaccaccaccgccaccggcaGCTCCACGGTGGTGTGTCAGCTGCTGCTTTCTTGCTTGTCGTTTTGCCTCTTGTTGCTTCTTCTAGTTCTAATCATGCTTCTTCTACAGTTTTGTCG GATGCTAATGCTTCAAAGCTTCGGCACTCACGTCTGTTTAAGAACGCGTTACAGCGCCAATCG TCAAATGAACAGCTGTCTGATCTTTGGACACCCTTATCCAACCAAGGATGGAAACCATTTTCTGAATCCACATCTGCCTCTT CGTCGTTGCCGGAGTCCACGGGATACATCCAAGTGTTTCTTGATGGTGGATTAAATCAGCAAAGAATGGGG aTATGTGATGCTGTTGCGATCGCTAAAATCCTCAACGCGACACTCATGATACCATATCTTGAAGTGAATCCCGTATGGCAAGACACGAG TTCGTTCACAGATATTTTTGATGTTGATCATTTTGTGAATATATTGAAGGATGATATATCGATAATTAGAGAGTTGCCTGATGAGTATGCATGGAGTACACGTGAGTATTATGCTTCAGCAATTAGATCTACCCGAATTAAAAACGCTCCTCTTCACGCTTCAGCAAATTGGTATCTTGAAAACGTCGCTCCCGTTCTTGAGAG CTATGGGATAGCTGCGATTTCACCGTTTTCACACCGACTAGCTTTTGACAACATGCCGATCGAAATCCAACGGTTAAGATGCAAAGTCAACTTTGAAGCATTGGTCTTTGTTCCTCACGTTAGAAGTCTCGGAGAAGCACTTGTGAGTCGTCTCCGGTACCCAATTGTTGAAAGTATCGATGCGGTTGGGACTAAATACATTCGACAAGTTATCGATACCAAAGACGGCCTAGGAGCAGGCAAATTTGTTTCTCTACACTTGCGCTTCGACAAG GATATGGCTGCTCATTCGGCATGCGATTTTGGTGGAGGAAAAGCCGAAAAAGTGGCTTTGGCGAAATACCGGCAAACGATATGGCAAGGAAGAGTTATGAACTCGCGGTATACGGATGAGGAGTTACGGAACCAGGGTCGTTGCCCGTTGACGCCTGAAGAAATTGGATTATTGCTGGCAGCTTTGGGTTTTGACAACACTACCCGTTTGTACCTCGCTTCACATAAG GTGTACGGTGGAGAAGCGAGGATAGCCGCGCTACGGCAACTATTTCCATATATGGAAGACAAAAAGAGCCTCGCATCCTCAGCAGAAAGGGCCAAGATAAAAGGAAAAGCTTCTTTGTCGGCTGCGGTTGATTATTATGTTAGTATGCACAGTGACATCTTCATTTCGGCTTCGCCTGGAAATATGCACAATGCTATG GTAGGACACCGAACGTACCTCAACTTGAAGACGATAAGACCAAACATGGTGTTATTGGGTCAACTTTTCATGAACAAAAGCATGAGTTGGTCGGATTTTCAAGAAGCGGTTGTAGAAGGGCAACGAAACAGGCTCGGGGAAATTAAGGAACGGAAACCAAAACAGTCGATATACACATACCCAGTTCCCGATTGCGTGTGTCAACAACGTTAA